In Danaus plexippus chromosome 28, MEX_DaPlex, whole genome shotgun sequence, a genomic segment contains:
- the LOC116776159 gene encoding uncharacterized protein LOC116776159 — MMQQQVYQQDATMQEQIGQQMVLCPVRFVYETQMLMQPGEQIQQPQTILINPQNPPPWIQNRPVQNRVIYVQQVPGGYIPSQQQHIDQNQLYIQNYGYQNVPQVLVQNQEQRMQMIAPNIMTNVQPNIQTNIGPVQNPNVQRIISNVPMQNQMNMNQPVNQPMPINRQIISSQMISMNEVPNNVDTQEMPASNIYRQTPQIIQDPRFSSQTITMTPNNMQNGPRFETNTNVCQIRPTQPMTQPMTQPMPHYPRPSSVAEPRKLINKATNFNTMTTNVRTPTQMLRPIQPRPNQIRPNTNFLPIQPANSQSTANSNRKIMPNLIPATNMNDTTSRSVAYNRKRKSESPDEIHKKIPISNTSDGVVLIKQVDSAAKVSDVGVNTSPIHKADGRIIIHNMQITPITASNQSNKMKEAAAKHVRNTTTLEPQDVVRNAPAPAAPSKSFSSLVEKEKLIRNTVYTQARGRVLSDKAISDVTKQENSVDTSRMEITCSSNENRTAEAKPAPTLSYDARHCDISENKTAEPKQSQPEVVKEAKTVKVENKCAVTENITPEQTPQADQARDTNGHAENETAESKTQPKIMKEIKKEKNEDAMDVSPVKKEDGKPKYSKIKQEKIPKEERIEKCDVTTKPDVKVKEDRDFILTHVLGGFVIQESNVAFPIRKPLKEKTLEINEVKQQDKDKDTKEIKNTSKILDISNLNIEECENMRGSSDGDGKQKENPFSTLKLGTVKKWTAEQLSAHLSKYSWAETVSVLQEHEIDGESLSLVSKLQLISIGVSENHADIIADFIKK, encoded by the exons aTGCAACAACAGGTCTACCAGCAGGATGCTAC CATGCAGGAGCAAATCGGCCAGCAGATGGTGCTGTGTCCTGTACGTTTCGTGTATGAAACCCAGATGTTGATGCAGCCAG GTGAACAGATCCAACAGCCGCAAACTATCCTCATCAATCCACAGAACCCACCGCCATGGATACAGAACAGACCTGTCCAGAACCGGGTGATATACGTCCAGCAGGTGCCAGGCGGTTACATACCGTCACAACAACAGCACATAGACCAAAATCAATTGTATATACAGAACTACGGCTACCAGAACGTACCGCAGGTGCTGGTCCAGAACCAGGAGCAGAGGATGCAGATGATAGCACCGAACATCATGACGAACGTCCAACCTAATATCCAAACCAACATTGGACCTGTCCAAAATCCTAACGTCCAAAGAATTATATCCAACGTACCCATGCAGAACCAGATGAACATGAACCAACCGGTCAACCAGCCCATGCCCATCAACAGACAAATAATATCCAGCCAGATGATCAGCATGAACGAGGTCCCCAATAACGTTGACACGCAGGAAATGCCCGCCTCCAATATCTACAGACAGACGCCACAGATAATACAGGATCCTAGATTTTCCTCGCAGACAATAACAATGACGCCAAATAACATGCAAAATGGCCCGAGGTTCGAGACCAATACAAATGTCTGCCAAATAAGACCAACACAGCCAATGACACAGCCGATGACACAGCCGATGCCTCACTACCCGCGACCGAGCAGCGTCGCTGAACCaaggaaattaataaacaaagcaACCAACTTTAACACGATGACCACCAATGTCAGGACTCCGACACAAATGCTGAGACCCATACAACCCAGACCCAACCAAATCAGACCCAACACGAATTTCCTGCCAATACAGCCAGCAAACTCTCAAAGCACAGCCAACAGCAACAGAAAAATAATGCCAAATCTAATACCAGCAACGAACATGAACGACACAACGAGCAGGAGCGTCGCGTACAACAGGAAACGGAAAAGCGAATCACCCGACGagatacacaaaaaaatacccATAAGCAACACGAGCGACGGCGTCGTGCTCATAAAACAAGTGGACAGTGCGGCTAAGGTGTCCGACGTGGGCGTCAACACCAGCCCCATACACAAAGCGGACGGCAGGATCATCATACACAACATGCAGATAACCCCGATCACCGCGAGCAACCAGAGCAACAAAATGAAGGAGGCAGCCGCGAAACACGTACGGAACACTACGACCCTGGAGCCGCAGGACGTCGTGAGAAACGCGCCCGCACCAGCCGCACCGTCTAAGTCCTTCTCTAGTCTcgttgaaaaagaaaaattgatCAGGAACACTGTTTACACGCAAGCTAGAGGCAGGGTGCTGAGCGACAAAGCCATCAGCGACGTCACCAAGCAGGAGAACAGCGTGGACACGAGTAGAATGGAAATCACGTGCAGCAGCAACGAAAACAGAACGGCTGAAGCGAAGCCAGCACCGACGCTGAGCTACGACGCCAGACATTGTGatataagtgaaaataaaacggCTGAACCCAAGCAATCCCAACCGGAAGTCGTCAAGGAGGCCAAGACAGTGAAAGTAGAAAACAAATGTGCTGTCACCGAAAATATAACGCCCGAACAGACACCACAAGCAGACCAGGCGAGAGACACGAACGGCCACGCGGAAAACGAGACGGCTGAAAGCAAAACACAACCGAAGATAATGAAAGAGatcaagaaagaaaaaaacgaGGACGCCATGGACGTGTCGCCCGTCAAGAAAGAAGATGGCAAACcgaaatatagtaaaattaagCAGGAGAAAATACCGAAAGAGGAGAGAATAGAAaagtgtgacgtcacaacGAAACCGGACGTCAAGGTCAAAGAGGACAGGGATTTTATCCTGACGCACGTCCTCGGCGGCTTCGTGATACAGGAGTCGAATGTAGCGTTTCCG ATAAGGAAACCGTTGAAGGAAAAGACGTTGGAAATAAACGAAGTGAAGCAACaagataaagataaagataCGAAGGAGATCAAAAACACTAGCAAAATATTAGACATATCCAACCTGAACATAGAGGAGTGCGAGAATATGAGAGGGAGCAGCGACGGAGATGGCAAGCAGAAAG AAAATCCGTTCTCCACATTAAAATTGGGCACCGTCAAGAAATGGacg GCCGAGCAGCTGTCAGCGCACCTCAGCAAGTACTCCTGGGCCGAGACCGTGTCGGTTTTACAGGAACACGAGATCGACGGCGAGTCACTGTCGCTAGTGTCCAAGTTGCAGCTCATAAGCATAGGGGTCAGCGAGAACCACGCTGACATCATAGCCGACTTCatcaagaaataa
- the LOC116776162 gene encoding uncharacterized protein LOC116776162: MPVFTANIPGVLKIGDRIEIGGKIKDNARKMSVNLCAQEGEEPRDVVLHFDVRFHRDNIISLSRKNGIWIGSGNLDTNYNMFVPGTIFRIIFEVKDTDVITIYCQGKFHSNFLPKIPLSMAKYLVAWADVERVTHCYFHLASKGVGDEAAGVIPNPSPRLGVNAVLVGDKRCQRGHKKSSPGSPHLHSSNESSDDELKTRQKGEGRADRYFYDTLMCQPPESKFCSPESVKYARNKADYSRNFDSDTEKNDTDVSEEVASKNMDSSMAESEDVLPELGMKKRIRRGRFPPFAQVVNFMGRNAKRN; the protein is encoded by the exons ATGCCTGTTTTTACTGCAAACATACCTGGTGTTCTTAAAATTGGGGACAGAATCGAAATTGgaggtaaaataaaagataacgCAAGGAA aATGTCCGTAAATCTCTGCGCTCAAGAAGGAGAAGAACCGCGTGACGTTGTTCTTCATTTTGATGTTCGTTTCCATCGAGATAACATTATTTCGCTCTCCAGAAAGAATGGCATTTGGATCGGTAGCGGCAATCTGGATACCAATTACAACATGTTTGTACCAG GTACAATATTCCGAATAATCTTCGAAGTCAAGGACACGGATGTCATCACGATATACTGCCAGGGAAAGTTCCATTCCAATTTCCTGCCCAAGATACCTCTCAGCATGGCGAAATATCTGGTGGCCTGGGCTGACGTAGAGAGAGTTACCCATTGTTACTTTCATTTAGCTAGCAAG gGCGTGGGTGACGAAGCCGCTGGTGTCATTCCGAACCCTTCACCTCGTCTCGGCGTTAATGCTGTTCTGGTTGGAGATAAACGCTG CCAAAGGGGTCACAAGAAATCGTCACCAGGGTCACCACATCTCCACTCCTCTAACGAGAGTTCAGATGATGAATTAAAGACTCGTCAGAAGGGAGAAGGCAGAGCTGACAGATATTTCTACGATACACTGATGTGTCAACCTCCAGAAAGTAAATTCTGCTCACCAGAATCCGTCAAATACGCGAGGAATAAAGCAGACTATAGCAGAAACTTTGACTCAGATACAGAGAAGAACGACACGGATGTGTCCGAGGAGGTTGCATCAAAAAACATGGATTCGTCTATGGCTGAATCTGAAGATGTTTTGCCTGAATTGGGTATGAAAAAGCGAATCAGACGGGGCCGTTTCCCGCCGTTTGCTCAAGTCGTAAATTTTATGGGAAGGAATGCGAAAAGAAATTAG
- the LOC116776161 gene encoding aspartate--tRNA ligase, cytoplasmic, whose amino-acid sequence MVASDDTKPTVEGDAGGSKKAAKKAAKAAEKQQKKAEHKASSVQNEVQDEKDISEGRYGIMKLIQSTGENRDRVYTDVKDLGVALEGKTVWVRVRLQTSRAKGKQCFCVLRQACHTVQLLMSVNEERAVSKNMVKFTGNITKESIVDIQATVARTGAPVDSCSVRDVELVGVQVWVVSQARPQLPLQIEDAARPENNDPEGLKIRVNQDTRLDNRVLDLRTPANQAIFRIEAGVCRLFRDILTKRGFVEIHTPKIISAASEGGANVFTVSYFKSNAYLAQSPQLYKQMAIAADFDKVFTVGAVFRAEDSNTHRHLTEFVGLDLEMSFTHHYHEVLDTIGQTFTDMFRGLQEQYASEIATVGQQYKVEPFKFLDPPLRLEFPQAVEMLREAGVTISPEDDLSTPDEKLLGRLVRSKYDTDFYILDKYPLAVRPFYTMPDPNNPRSSNSYDMFMRGEEILSGAQRIHEPALLTERAEHHGIDISKIAAYIEAFRLGCPPHAGGGIGLERVVMLYLGLDNIRKTSMFPRDPKRVTP is encoded by the exons ATGGTTGCATCAGACGATACCAAGCCAACAGTGGAAGGAGATGCTGGCGGAAGCAAAAAGGCAGCGAAAAAAGCGGCAAAAGCAGCAGAGAAACAACAGAAAAAGGCCGAGCACAAG GCCTCTTCAGTCCAGAACGAAGTCCAGGATGAGAAGGACATATCCGAAGGAAGATATGGAATCATGAAGCTGATACAATCAACGGGAGAGAATAGAGACAGAGTCTATACCGACGTTAAGGATCTGGGTGTAGCTTTGGAGGGAAAGACTGTTTGGGTCAGAG TCCGCCTCCAGACCTCCCGTGCTAAAGGGAAGCAGTGCTTCTGTGTGCTCAGGCAGGCCTGTCACACCGTTCAGCTACTGATGAGTGTGAACGAGGAGCGCGCCGTCAGCAAGAACATGGTCAAATTCACTGGCAA TATAACCAAGGAGTCCATAGTGGATATCCAGGCTACCGTGGCCCGCACTGGAGCCCCGGTAGATTCCTGCTCTGTACGGGACGTGGAGCTGGTCGGGGTTCAGGTCTGGGTGGTTTCGCAGGCTAGACCACAATTACCGCTGCAGATCGAAGATGCCGCCCGCCCTGAGAATAAC GATCCCGAAGGTCTCAAGATCCGCGTGAACCAGGACACGCGCCTGGACAACCGCGTGCTGGACCTGCGGACCCCCGCCAACCAGGCGATCTTTAGGATAGAGGCTGGCGTCTGTCGGCTGTTCAGAGACATACTCACTAAGCGAG GTTTCGTCGAGATCCACACTCCCAAAATCATCTCCGCGGCGTCCGAGGGCGGCGCCAACGTCTTCACCGTGTCCTACTTCAAGAGCAACGCCTACCTCGCGCAGAGCCCGCAGCTGTACAAGCAGATGGCGATCGCGGCCGATTTCGACAAG GTGTTCACCGTGGGCGCCGTGTTCCGGGCGGAGGACTCCAACACTCACCGCCACCTCACGGAGTTCGTCGGCCTGGACCTGGAGATGAGCTTCACGCATCACTACCACGAGGTGCTGGACACCATCGGCCAGACGTTCACTGACATGTTCAGGGGCTTACAGGAACA ATACGCCTCGGAGATAGCGACCGTGGGCCAGCAGTACAAGGTCGAGCCGTTCAAGTTCCTGGACCCGCCGCTGCGGCTGGAGTTCCCTCAGGCTGTAGAGATGCTCCGGGAGGCTG GAGTAACAATAAGCCCCGAAGATGACCTCTCGACTCCTGACGAGAAGCTGCTGGGTCGCCTCGTCCGGTCTAAGTACGACACGGACTTTTACATCCTGGATAAATACCCGCTCGCTGTGAGGCCCTTCTACACGATGCCCGACCCCAACAACCCT CGGTCCTCGAACTCGTACGACATGTTCATGCGCGGCGAGGAAATATTGAGTGGAGCTCAGAGAATACACGAGCCCGCGCTGCTGACGGAGAGGGCCGAGCACCACGGGATAG ACATCAGCAAGATAGCCGCCTACATAGAGGCGTTCAGACTGGGCTGTCCGCCTCACGCAG GCGGCGGGATCGGTCTGGAGCGGGTGGTGATGTTGTACCTCGGGCTCGACAACATCAGGAAGACGTCCATGTTCCCGAGAGACCCGAAGAGAGTGACGCCTTAA
- the LOC116776176 gene encoding zinc transporter foi → MSHHLVTVCMFCLLCAAHTCASHTDRNNGVHAYEPKLLIQQENFNIERRKLDSKARYQMKLQKIRQKRDVRSVNPDAYVEQLFRLYGDAGSMTMNLTGFNEMIRGLELHKLVEGGAQRTETKDYIYGQAAKEDVVNCVSSGELITTVNTRLKHEEHDHRGGHHDTDNFINEGTLKAICPILLYQKLANTSIERYGCVKESYLSRTEARDADLKENAYTKNMYAVWLYSSLSITAISACGLLGVAVIPIMHKTYYNHLLQFLVALAVGTLCGDALLHLMPHAMSPLDHEHGHAAVSHDDGLWKGLAAMLGVVFFYFTEKGLTVVVEWRKRRQKLEEDKLPSRVRVLKDETVGGCSGGSKAPITNTTSNSLMKIFKRDEKGDPTTKTCKHKYSEYPYCYDEIDTDTHDDHHLRDGIPPSPKGNHNNSVSVVSSNALNQEGKDNEPTAKDWLLKSETQAVVEMNNIKHKEDGVKDLKDGDSYTVILREHSRAHHGHSHAHGHVHAPPSSMSSVAWMVIMGDGLHNFTDGMAIGAAFASNIAGGFSTAIAVLCHELPHELGDFAVLLKAGMSVKRAVCYNVLSSALCLAGMVAGVLAGHAPSATRWLFAAAAGMFLYIALVDMMPELSTSHSKEGTLCQCFLQLMGLATGIGIMLVIALYEEDLKTLFG, encoded by the exons ATGTCCCATCACCTAGTAACGGTGTGCATGTTCTGCCTGCTCTGCGCCGCTCACACGTGTGCATCACACACAGACAGAAACAATGGCGTCCACGCGTACGAACCGAAGTTATTGATACAACAAGAGAATTTCAATATAGAGAGAAGGAAATTAGATTCGAAAGCGCGCTACCAGATGAAGTTACAGAAGATAAGGCAGAAGCGAGACGTGAGGAGCGTCAACCCTGATGCTTATGTGGAACAGCTGTTCAGGCTGTACGGTGACGCTGGCAGCATGACCATGAATCTGACGGGATTCAACGAGATGATCAGGGGGCTGGAGCTGCACAAGCTGGTGGAGGGCGGGGCACAGAGGACCGAGACCAAGGACTACATCTACGGACAGGCGGCCAAAGAAGACGTAGTCAAT TGCGTGAGCAGCGGAGAACTGATCACAACCGTGAACACCAGGTTAAAACACGAGGAACATGATCACAGAGGTGGTCATCACGACACAGACAACTTTATAAACGAGGGCACGTTGAAAGCGATCTGCCCTATACTATTATACCAAAAACTAGCGAACACCTCCATAGAGAGGTACGGCTGCGTCAAAGAATCATATCTATCGAGAACGGAAGCAAGAGACGCGGACCTGAAGGAGAACGCGTACACCAAGAACATGTACGCGGTCTGGCTGTACTCCTCGCTGAGTATAACGGCTATCAGTGCGTGCGGGTTACTCGGGGTGGCTGTCATCCCTATCATGCACAAGACGTACTACAACCATCTCCTGCAGTTCCTGGTGGCGCTGGCCGTGGGCACGCTCTGTGGCGACGCCCTGCTGCATCTCATGCCACACGCCATGAGCCCCTTGGACCACGAGCACGGACACGCAGCCGTGTCTCACGACGACGGCTTGTGGAAAGGCTTAGCGGCGATGTTGGGAGTAGTGTTCTTCTATTTCACCGAGAAGGGACTCACGGTGGTCGTGGAGTGGAGGAAGCGACGACAGAAGCTAGAAGAAGACAAACTACCCTCCCGCGTCAGGGTGTTGAAAGACGAGACAGTCGGCGGCTGTTCCGGTGGGTCCAAGGCGCCCATCACCAACACAACCTCGAATTCCCTCATGAAGATCTTTAAGAGGGACGAGAAGGGGGATCCGACCACCAAGACCTGCAAACATAAATACTCCGAATACCCCTACTGTTACGACGAGATCGACACGGACACGCACGACGACCACCACCTGAGGGACGGCATCCCGCCCAGCCCCAAAGGCAACCACAACAACTCGGTGAGCGTGGTGTCCTCGAACGCCCTCAACCAGGAAGGGAAAGACAACGAACCAACGGCCAAGGACTGGCTGCTGAAGTCAGAGACACAGGCCGTGGTGGAGATGAATAACATAAAGCACAAGGAAGACGGCGTCAAAGACTTGAAAGACGGGGACAGTTACACCGTCATACTGAG GGAACACTCTCGCGCCCATCACGGGCACTCTCACGCCCACGGCCACGTCCACGCGCCGCCTTCCTCCATGTCCTCGGTGGCCTGGATGGTGATCATGGGCGACGGGCTACACAACTTCACCGACGGGATGGCCATTG GCGCCGCCTTCGCGTCCAACATCGCCGGCGGGTTCTCCACGGCGATCGCGGTCCTGTGCCACGAGCTGCCGCACGAGCTGG GTGACTTCGCGGTGCTCCTGAAGGCGGGCATGTCAGTGAAGCGCGCCGTGTGCTACAACGTGCTGTCGTCGGCTCTGTGCCTGGCGGGCATGGTCGCGGGCGTCCTGGCGGGTCACGCTCCGAGCGCCACCAGGTGGCTGTTCGCGGCCGCCGCGGGGATGTTCCTGTACATCGCTCTCGTAGATATG ATGCCGGAGCTGAGCACATCTCACAGCAAGGAGGGCACCCTCTGTCAATGTTTCCTGCAGCTGATGGGTCTAGCGACTGGCATCGGGATCATGTTGGTCATAGCGCTGTACGAGGAGGACTTGAAGACGTTGTTCGGCTGA